One window of the Limibacillus sp. genome contains the following:
- a CDS encoding usg protein — protein MTDLELQMKDYRLTTAEILYQLPDHPSLLQSYIWQDYDLAPKFPRLKHFLDFWEANLDGPLHSVTVANVPIIGPGEARFADALLTLQ, from the coding sequence ATGACCGATCTCGAGTTGCAGATGAAGGACTACCGCCTGACGACCGCGGAAATTCTCTATCAGCTTCCCGATCATCCCAGCCTTCTACAGAGCTACATCTGGCAGGACTACGATCTCGCCCCGAAGTTTCCGCGCCTGAAGCACTTCCTGGACTTCTGGGAAGCCAACCTGGACGGCCCGCTGCATTCCGTCACGGTGGCCAACGTGCCGATCATCGGCCCCGGCGAGGCGCGCTTCGCCGACGCGCTTTTGACCCTGCAATAG